Genomic DNA from Enterococcus saccharolyticus subsp. saccharolyticus:
ATAGCGTTTGTCCGCCACCAAAAATGACATCAAAAATACCAAAACCAAAAAATAAATTATAGACAAGAACACCGCCGAAGACGCCCCACATGAGTTTGCGATTAAACACAACTAAATGGTTTAAGCTTTCAGATAAACGAAATTGGATCGCACCTGATGAAAAGGGTAAAATAAAACTTAAGACGACATATAACCCCATAATGATGGCATTGACGATAATGAGATATAATTTGTTGTTCCGATGAGTTGACATTGTTTTTCCTTCTTTCTCCGAGTTTTGATGACGCGGGATGGTTGAT
This window encodes:
- a CDS encoding QueT transporter family protein, translating into MSTHRNNKLYLIIVNAIIMGLYVVLSFILPFSSGAIQFRLSESLNHLVVFNRKLMWGVFGGVLVYNLFFGFGIFDVIFGGGQTLLALTLTAFLQNVIKDVKVRMVLNILFFTASMFLIALMLTITLELPFWPTYGTTALSEFIIMTISAPVMYYIDSKLHFAEKV